In Pieris rapae chromosome 24, ilPieRapa1.1, whole genome shotgun sequence, a single window of DNA contains:
- the LOC111000515 gene encoding dioxygenase tasH has product MLILNTLTILIQVVFIVLMSIISMNIIRHFTSVKRMVFIAPALFVNHGGGPLPLLGDKDHMELTNFLRDEIKKHVNFKDLKAIILVTAHWQEKHVSISSNSHHDLYFDYYGFPPESYEYTYNAPGHPELAKQVYSALSDAGIEAKLDSSRGWDHGVFVPMMLMNPEANIPIVQLSVLTNQDAEMHYRVGEVLHKFRKDGIAIIGSGMSYHNMREFMYGRSGHKVVNEDFDTFLNKACTANNDKRKEMLMIWDQQPGAREAHPPRAAEHFMPLVVTAGAGGKAPGERIFNWDLSDSFRLSGFIWKNE; this is encoded by the coding sequence ATGCTTATACTTAACACGCTCACAATTCTCATCCAAGTGGTGTTTATTGTGTTAATGTCAATAATATCTATGAATATAATCCGACACTTTACGAGTGTTAAAAGAATGGTTTTTATAGCTCCTGCGTTGTTTGTTAATCATGGAGGTGGTCCACTACCATTATTAGGTGACAAGGACCATATGGAACTGACAAATTTCCTAcgtgatgaaataaaaaagcatgTCAATTTTAAGGATTTAAAAGCTATCATATTGGTTACAGCTCATTGGCAGGAAAAACATGTAAGTATATCATCCAACAGTCATCATGATCTTTATTTTGATTACTATGGCTTTCCCCCAGAATCTTACGAGTACACCTACAATGCACCTGGACATCCTGAATTAGCAAAGCAGGTGTACTCAGCCCTATCAGATGCCGGGATTGAAGCAAAATTAGACTCCTCCCGAGGTTGGGATCATGGTGTTTTTGTACCAATGATGTTAATGAATCCAGAAGCAAATATTCCAATAGTACAACTTTCAGTTCTAACAAATCAAGATGCGGAAATGCATTATCGAGTTGGTGAGGTATTGCACAAATTTAGGAAAGATGGGATTGCTATAATAGGGTCAGGTATGTCATACCACAATATGAGAGAATTTATGTATGGTAGGAGTGGCCACAAGGTTGTAAATGAGGACTTTGATACATTCTTGAATAAAGCATGCACAGCTAATAATGATAAGAGAAAAGAAATGCTAATGATTTGGGACCAACAACCAGGAGCAAGAGAAGCACATCCACCTCGTGCGGCAGAACACTTCATGCCGTTGGTAGTGACTGCAGGTGCTGGTGGAAAGGCACCAGGAGAGAGGATTTTTAACTGGGATCTAAGTGATAGCTTTAGATTAAGTGGATTTATATGGAAAAATGAATAA
- the LOC111000520 gene encoding dioxygenase tasH-like, with protein sequence MAYAPSLFINHGGGPMPVLGEKHNLEIADSLRNISSFVNFKRIKAIILVTAHREEDIVTISSGKNNDLIYDYSNFPPESYEFKYAAVGDPILAGRLHRAFENATIPSRLDEKRGWDHGVFIPMMLINPKADIPIVQVSILKNQNARDHYNIGKVLYEFRKEGIAIIGSGMSYHNMKEFKNAAQIYNDEVVVNEDFDKFLNDVCLGVLSPEAIFDWDKTPQGYECHPLGEAEHLMPLIVCLGAAGNNPGKNIFSSVFYKKFKLCAFLWN encoded by the coding sequence ATGGCGTACGCGCCATCTTTGTTTATAAACCATGGCGGAGGACCCATGCCTGTATTAGGTGAGAAACATAACTTAGAAATAGCAGATTCATTACGTAATATATCTTCATTTGTGAATTTTAAACGTATAAAGGCAATAATATTAGTCACAGCACATCGTGAAGAGGACATTGTTACGATATCTTCCGGGAAGAACAACGATTTGATTTACGATTATTCCAATTTCCCGCCAGAGAGCTATGAATTCAAATACGCAGCGGTCGGTGACCCCATTTTGGCGGGAAGACTGCACAGAGCATTCGAAAACGCGACGATACCATCGAGGTTGGATGAGAAAAGAGGTTGGGACCACGGAGTGTTTATACCAATGATGCTAATTAACCCAAAAGCAGATATACCCATTGTTCAAgtgtcaattttaaaaaaccaaaatgCCCGTGATCATTACAACATTGGAAAAGTGTTATATGAATTCAGGAAGGAAGGAATCGCAATTATTGGATCAGGCATGTCGTACCACAATatgaaagaatttaaaaacgcAGCACAGATATACAACGATGAAGTTGTTGTTAATGAGGACTTTGACAAATTCCTTAATGATGTTTGCTTGGGTGTGTTGAGCCCAGAAGCCATTTTTGATTGGGATAAGACACCACAAGGGTACGAATGCCATCCTTTGGGAGAAGCAGAACATTTGATGCCTTTGATCGTATGTTTGGGTGCGGCTGGAAATAATCCtgggaaaaatatattttcgtcggtgttttataaaaaatttaagctaTGTGCGTTTCTTTggaactaa
- the LOC111000519 gene encoding tetratricopeptide repeat protein 1 isoform X1, with product MSERLKNNDLSNEAVIEDLTKNLNFSLRPNDVDDNNTINPGSNTDGQNAKGDRNENNEAEFSDIPLDEPVNSKNIQSENEDSDTDVDELSLKDAEMDLTDDQKEERRVIAEELKVAGNAAYKVEDYDRSIEKYTEGLRICPLKFPEMRGILYCNRGAAKIKLENHKKAIIDFTKAIELKENYLKAYLRRAISYEATDKLDESLEDYKKVIELDPSNATAKSALDRLPPMIEKRNEELKTEVMGKLKDLGNMILRPFGLSTENFKLEQDPESKGYKINFKQ from the exons ATGTCTGAAAGGTTAAAAAATAACGATTTATCAAATGAAGCAGTGATTGAAGATTTAACaaagaatttgaatttttcactaCGACCAAATGATGTTGATGATAATAATACCATAAATCCAGGATCAAATACTGATGGTCAGAATGCAAAAGGTGacagaaatgaaaataatgaag CAGAATTCTCAGATATTCCATTAGATGAGCCTGTAAATTCTAAAAACATTCAAAGTGAAAATGAAGACAGTGACACAGATGTTGATGAACTCTCATTAAAAGATGCAGAAATGGATCTTACAGATGATCAAAAGGAAGAGAGGAGAGTTATTGCTGAAGAGCTGAAGGTTGCGGGCAATGCTGCTTACAAAGTTGAAGACTATGACAGgagtatagaaaaatatactgaAG gtTTACGGATTTGTCCATTAAAATTCCCAGAAATGCGTGGAATATTATACTGTAATAGGGGTGCGGccaaaataaaattggaaaATCACAAAAAGGCAATAATAGACTTTACCAAAGCAAttgaattaaaagaaaattacttgAAGGCATATTTAAG ACGAGCCATATCATATGAAGCCACGGATAAATTGGACGAAAGTTTGGAGGATTATAAGAAGGTGATAGAATTGGATCCCTCAAACGCGACTGCTAAAAGCGCGTTGGATCGATTACCGCCCATGATAGAAAAGAGGAATGAAGAATTGAAAACAGAGGTGATGGGAAAACTGAAGGATTTGG GTAATATGATATTGCGACCTTTCGGCCTATCCACGGAAAACTTCAAGCTAGAACAGGATCCCGAATCTAAaggatataaaattaattttaagcaataa
- the LOC111000516 gene encoding uncharacterized protein LOC111000516 isoform X1: MALFRKQDFSPPILSKKWIAIKFRPNMLIYSHDNIITILESGLLFREDSIEVEQEAPCPEVAWGHAGGTAGGWLTKGERNGALIAIAACVLLAPPRNFNKMTLARLASLALIPVAIRATHRSHCRGALRLLVAVMRDYMSLVRRATACCREYAALHAQLGSVVSAIESTHAMLYQQQKELLLLMSRASSALLGNVPWLRGDVAVECDTDNLMKLHHAFLVVQSTLLKYIALAHHIPSQALLLYKNHNERIYWIHNVLIENLTREFKDNFESLERMYRLLKNYGTKDNVLKKPGSAIKETWFYSDIHTGVARTSLELKLALNKCNDLDMFLDSCASNQQDLDLDALNKDIDSIIDDVTKCLKTVQSSQIRLKKLQNKFQEDHTVEEDEEHVEEAILKIEDKEPEIRDEVFYFVRTDDDDALPSVADVVTGPGKKEKETTKLVLNELRRKLVGREDLMRERERQALAKTMPQLQNIPEFPRQIDILQFVDRKGFLSKIKRVERKKLKLKRTKTKKSKQKYRLKISRYINESEILNVYEANAKLNIKSRLLTIFKDEKGFIVTKWVKKEIKDNNSSVLSDLSDVESETGNANVTLANYKVNKQDLNISSSDSDFDLDNNELLNDIRRYRAVRKKNFPAKRASIDMDESMKPIEYRFGTGMAMASVLQKNNARVMMAEEVFVGNGEVSEDSGHDDDA; encoded by the exons ATGGCATTATTTAGAAAGCAAGACTTCTCACCTCCAATTTTATCAAAGAAATGGATAGCAATTAAGTTTAGACCAAATATg CTCATATACAGTCATgacaatataataacaatactaGAAAGTGGTTTGCTGTTCCGTGAGGATAGTATTGAAGTGGAGCAAGAAGCCCCCTGTCCAGAAGTAGCCTGGGGCCATGCGGGGGGAACGGCAGGTGGTTGGCTTACGAAAGGGGAGCGAAATGGTGCCTTGATAGCTATTGCTGCATGTGTATTGCTGGCACCACCAAGAAA TTTCAACAAAATGACTCTCGCGAGATTGGCGTCCCTGGCGCTGATTCCGGTCGCGATTCGTGCGACGCATCGGTCGCATTGTCGCGGCGCCTTGCGACTATTGGTCGCGGTGATGCGCGACTATATGTCGCTGGTGCGTCGCGCGACTGCCTGTTGCCGGGAGTATGCCGCATTACATGCACAGTT GGGTTCTGTCGTCTCAGCAATAGAATCAACCCATGCGATGCTCTACCAGCAACAAAAAGAGCTTCTGTTGCTAATGTCACGGGCATCGTCCGCGTTGCTAGGCAACGTGCCATGGTTGCGCGGCGATGTCGCCGTGGAGTGCGATACAGATAATTTAATG AAACTTCACCACGCCTTTCTAGTCGTGCAATCCActctactaaaatatattgcgCTGGCGCATCATATCCCTTCACAAGCACTATTACTATACAAAAATCACAATGAAAGAATATACTGGATTCACAATGTGCTTATAGAAAATCTTACGAGAGAATTCAAAGACAATTTTGAATCCCTAGAGCGAATGTATCGTCTGTTAAAAAACTACGGTACAAAAGACAATGTGTTAAAAAAGCCAGGTTCAGCGATCAAAGAAACTTGGTTCTATTCAGATATACATACAGGTGTGGCAAGAACTAGCTTAGAACTAAAATTAGctcttaataaatgtaatgacCTAGATATGTTCTTAGACTCGTGCGCATCAAACCAACAAGATCTAGATTTAGATGCTTTAAACAAAGATATCGACAGTATTATAGATGATGTAACAAAGTGTTTGAAAACAGTTCAAAGTTCACAGATTCGATTAAAAaagctacaaaataaattccaaGAAGATCATACGGTGGAAGAGGACGAAGAACACGTAGAAGAGGCCATATTGAAAATAGAAGACAAAGAACCAGAGATAAGAGATGAAGTATTCTACTTTGTCAGAACAGATGACGATGACGCGCTACCGTCGGTCGCTGATGTTGTTACTGGTCCAGgaaaaaaagagaaagaaaCCACGAAATTAGTTCTAAATGAATTAAGAAGAAAACTAGTCGGAAGAGAAGATTTAATGAGAGAAAGAGAAAGACAGGCTCTAGCTAAAACAATGCCACAGCTTCAAAATATACCAGAATTTCCTAGACAGATTGATATATTACAATTCGTTGATCGTAAaggttttttatcaaaaataaagcGAGTGGAacgaaagaaattaaaattaaaaagaacaaaaactaaaaagagcaaacaaaaatatagattaaagaTCTCCcgatatataaatgaaagtgAAATACTGAATGTCTATGAAGCAAATGCGAAACTGAATATCAAAAGCAGattgttaacaatttttaaagatgaaaaaggttttatagtAACGAAATGggttaaaaaagaaatcaaagATAACAATTCTAGCGTTCTTTCTGATTTAAGTGACGTAGAATCGGAAACAGGAAATGCAAATGTCACCCTAGCTAATTACAAAGTCAACAAACAAGATTTAAACATATCGTCGTCTGACAGCGATTTTGATTTAGACAATAATGAACTACTGAATGACATAAGAAGATATAGAGCTGTCAGAAAAAAGAACTTTCCCGCGAAAAGGGCGTCCATAGATATGGACGAGAGTATGAAACCCATAGAGTATAGATTCGGAACGGGAATGGCAATGGCGTCCgttttacagaaaaataacGCCAGAGTTATGATGGCGGAAGAAGTTTTTGTTGGTAATGGCGAAGTTTCAGAAGATAGTGGCCATGATGACGATGCGTGA
- the LOC111000507 gene encoding uncharacterized protein LOC111000507 translates to MKQERTMADDSSNDASIVAITSDEDDDSPIKKLFKKLMYNDCKQHTILTNNQILNLLKVEFDIDVYKLHNLEVDIYITLLKKYLKDWPLWEEFDTIVNEAKKANNLASLDGMLQSKYKHLKAHLQNALDISEPMAKEEVSRLKNTQKVKSESKEAVQSVVMVIDATRNQLNSLILRNPTHSVFNVNRQKSTIVVPGIRKIESILNWWTINIEITYKHGNMTWLLYKRETSHELKHCLINKVLPCNNKPEKITLNQDLYFKSNKNSKLVHRNVLMAVINVIGKTHDESHEILEFIRKDNLLLPQTLYTDATYKRYMNTCAYVRYLYKDQKETAKDPERDLQLEEKIFPMYKIYVGDLINRSVKLDNYSMKVKCMMCKVTFTGPNLVSNVRNHFEDHCTEPDWMCTCCNMTFPMMQLASQWWAHVCPK, encoded by the exons AAAGAACAATGGCTGACGATTCGTCGAATGATGCTTCAATAGTTGCCATCACATCGGATGAagatgatg ACAGCCCCatcaaaaagctatttaaaaagcttatgTACAATGACTGTAAGCAGCACACCATTTTAACGAACAACCAAATCCTAAATCTTCTTAAAGTTGAATTTGACattgatgtatataaattacataacttaGAAGTTGACATctacataacattattaaaaaaataccttaaagACTGGCCATTATGGGAAGAATTTGACACTATAGTTAATGAAGCAAAGAAGGCAAACAACTTGGCCAGTTTAGATGGCATGTTGCAGTCAAAATACAAACATCTTAAGGCACATTTGCAAAATGCTTTAGATATCTCTGAACCAATGGCCAAAGAAGAAGTGTCGAGGTTAAAGAATACTCAAAAAGTAAAGAGTGAATCTAAAGAAGCAGTCCAATCAGTTGTAATGGTAATAGATGCAACACgaaatcaattaaatagtttaattttaaggaaTCCAACACATTCAGTGTTTAATGTTAATAGGCAAAAATCAACAATAGTTGTTCCAGGAATTAGGAAAATAGAATCTATTCTCAACTGGTGGACAATTAACAttgaaattacttataaacatGGAAATATGACTTGGTTATTATATAAACGTGAG ACATCACACGAATTGAAACATTGCCTAATCAACAAAGTGTTGCCCTGTAATAACAAACCTGAAAAAATCACCCTCAATCAAGacttgtattttaaaagcaataaaaacagCAAACTAGTACACAGAAATGTATTAATGGCGGTGATAAATGTAATAGGAAAAACGCATGATGAATCACACGAAATATTGGAATTTATTAggaaagataatttattattgccaCAAACTCTGTACACTGATGCAACATATAAAAGATACATGAATACATGTGCATATGTCAGATATTTATACAAGGATCAGAAAGAAACTGCGAAGGATCCTGAAAGAGATCTGCAGTTGGAGGAAAAGATATTTCCGATGTATAAAATCTATGttg GTGATCTTATAAATAGATCAGTTAAACTGGACAATTATTCCATGAAAGTGAAATGTATGATGTGCAAAGTGACATTTACAGGCCCCAACTTAGTATCGAATGTGAGAAATCATTTTGAGGACCACTGTACCGAACCCGACTGGATGTGCACTTGTTGCAATATGACATTTCCAATGATGCAATTAGCAAGCCAGTGGTGGGCCCATGTATGTCCtaagtga
- the LOC111000512 gene encoding serine hydrolase-like protein — MALLEKEWFIEAPWGRISIIAWGNCYDPPVLLCHGSIDSAACFRPLIRLLPQKFYYIGIELPGNGKSDPFPRGMVLTLYDFVYAVHVVVNHFRWENFISIAHSFGTSVVKMYNLCYPGKLTKIIEFDPALHRMVTPGNFHSWYQKTFGDFFKNFEEYNMDIEKTKKVSKDEALQSCMKRRHLSEERAKETLERTSIPAGDGFIRYTYDRRLKVLQTPPFTPEHYKDVLTSVKTPTLSIVAQDTIDSGFYKLTPFLLDEKAYPNGNCRIKIVKGSHDVHYNNPECVADYVTEFLMGGFKAKL; from the exons ATGGCATTGTTGGAAAAAGAATGGTTTATTGAAGCACCCTGGGGAAGAATAAGCA TTATTGCATGGGGAAACTGCTATGATCCACCTGTACTGTTGTGCCATGGATCAATTGACTCTGCTGCATGTTTCAGGCCACTTATCAGACTGTTACCAcagaagttttattatatag GTATAGAGTTGCCAGGTAATGGCAAATCAGACCCATTCCCACGGGGCATGGTTCTAACACTATATGATTTTGTGTATGCTGTACATGTTGTAGTGAACCACTTCAGATGGGAAAACTTTATTAGTATAGCTCATTCATTTGGTACATCTGTCG TGAAAATGTACAACTTATGTTATCCAGGAAAATTAACAAAGATTATAGAATTTGATCCGGCATTACATAGGATGGTGACCCCAGGAAATTTTCACAGCTG GTATCAAAAAACTTttggtgatttttttaaaaactttgagGAATATAACATGGATattgaaaaaactaaaaaggtgTCTAAGGATGAG gcTCTACAGAGTTGTATGAAACGCCGCCATTTGTCAGAGGAACGTGCGAAGGAGACATTAGAAAGAACTTCTATACCTGCTGGTGATGGATTCATAag atacACCTACGATCGTAGGTTAAAAGTTCTACAAACGCCACCATTCACGCCCGAACACTACAAGGATGTTTTGACAAGCGTCAAAACTCCAACCTTGTCTATTGTAGCTCAAGACACAATCGACTCAGGGTTCTATAAGCTGACGCCATTTTTGCTGGACGAAAAGGCGTATCCGAACGGCAATTGTCGGATTAAAATTGTGAAGGGTTCGCATGATGTGCATTATAATAATCCGGAGTGTGTGGCAGATTATGTTACTGAGTTTTTGATGGGTGGTTTTAAAGCTAAATTATAG
- the LOC111000516 gene encoding uncharacterized protein LOC111000516 isoform X2 has product MALFRKQDFSPPILSKKWIAIKFRPNMLIYSHDNIITILESGLLFREDSIEVEQEAPCPEVAWGHAGGTAGGWLTKGERNGALIAIAACVLLAPPRNFNKMTLARLASLALIPVAIRATHRSHCRGALRLLVAVMRDYMSLVRRATACCREYAALHAQLNFTTPF; this is encoded by the exons ATGGCATTATTTAGAAAGCAAGACTTCTCACCTCCAATTTTATCAAAGAAATGGATAGCAATTAAGTTTAGACCAAATATg CTCATATACAGTCATgacaatataataacaatactaGAAAGTGGTTTGCTGTTCCGTGAGGATAGTATTGAAGTGGAGCAAGAAGCCCCCTGTCCAGAAGTAGCCTGGGGCCATGCGGGGGGAACGGCAGGTGGTTGGCTTACGAAAGGGGAGCGAAATGGTGCCTTGATAGCTATTGCTGCATGTGTATTGCTGGCACCACCAAGAAA TTTCAACAAAATGACTCTCGCGAGATTGGCGTCCCTGGCGCTGATTCCGGTCGCGATTCGTGCGACGCATCGGTCGCATTGTCGCGGCGCCTTGCGACTATTGGTCGCGGTGATGCGCGACTATATGTCGCTGGTGCGTCGCGCGACTGCCTGTTGCCGGGAGTATGCCGCATTACATGCACAGTT AAACTTCACCACGCCTTTCTAG
- the LOC111000519 gene encoding tetratricopeptide repeat protein 1 isoform X2: MSERLKNNDLSNEAVIEDLTKNLNFSLRPNDVDDNNTINPGSNTDGQNAKGDRNENNEEFSDIPLDEPVNSKNIQSENEDSDTDVDELSLKDAEMDLTDDQKEERRVIAEELKVAGNAAYKVEDYDRSIEKYTEGLRICPLKFPEMRGILYCNRGAAKIKLENHKKAIIDFTKAIELKENYLKAYLRRAISYEATDKLDESLEDYKKVIELDPSNATAKSALDRLPPMIEKRNEELKTEVMGKLKDLGNMILRPFGLSTENFKLEQDPESKGYKINFKQ, encoded by the exons ATGTCTGAAAGGTTAAAAAATAACGATTTATCAAATGAAGCAGTGATTGAAGATTTAACaaagaatttgaatttttcactaCGACCAAATGATGTTGATGATAATAATACCATAAATCCAGGATCAAATACTGATGGTCAGAATGCAAAAGGTGacagaaatgaaaataatgaag AATTCTCAGATATTCCATTAGATGAGCCTGTAAATTCTAAAAACATTCAAAGTGAAAATGAAGACAGTGACACAGATGTTGATGAACTCTCATTAAAAGATGCAGAAATGGATCTTACAGATGATCAAAAGGAAGAGAGGAGAGTTATTGCTGAAGAGCTGAAGGTTGCGGGCAATGCTGCTTACAAAGTTGAAGACTATGACAGgagtatagaaaaatatactgaAG gtTTACGGATTTGTCCATTAAAATTCCCAGAAATGCGTGGAATATTATACTGTAATAGGGGTGCGGccaaaataaaattggaaaATCACAAAAAGGCAATAATAGACTTTACCAAAGCAAttgaattaaaagaaaattacttgAAGGCATATTTAAG ACGAGCCATATCATATGAAGCCACGGATAAATTGGACGAAAGTTTGGAGGATTATAAGAAGGTGATAGAATTGGATCCCTCAAACGCGACTGCTAAAAGCGCGTTGGATCGATTACCGCCCATGATAGAAAAGAGGAATGAAGAATTGAAAACAGAGGTGATGGGAAAACTGAAGGATTTGG GTAATATGATATTGCGACCTTTCGGCCTATCCACGGAAAACTTCAAGCTAGAACAGGATCCCGAATCTAAaggatataaaattaattttaagcaataa